The DNA window TCTCTCATTTTCGTCTCCTAAACCACACCCCCAAGCTAACGCCTCCCCTGCCGCCCTTCCCAGCTCTCCGGGGCTGCCTCTACAGATGGGGGAATTCCCTTTCCGACCCGGGAAGGCCCCGCAGCCTCAGGCCTCCCACAGCTCCAAGCCCTGCGCATCCCTAGGCGCCCCCGCAGCTGCGGGGAGCCCCCTGCTCTGGCCGTACGCCTTGACATGCACAGCCTGGCTTCGCCGCGGAGAATATAACGTCCGCCCTGCCCCGCCGCGCCCCGCCTCACCGGGACTCGGTCGGGATACTTCTTGCGGATCTTCTCGCCCTCAGAGCGGCGCTTCTCGAACGGGTGCTCCTCCTTGTAAACGAACTTCATCCTCCCAGGGACCGGGCCGGGATGGGCTGAggggagcgggggaggggggggcggacGGGGCCGGGGCGGGGGGCGGCGGCGACGGAGACGGACGGCCGGGCGGGTGAACTCACTCGGCGGAGCGATCTCTGCGACCTGCGCCACTTCCCTATTCACCAACTCCGCCCCGCTTCCCCCGGCCCCACTGGGAGCCGCCCAGTCGCCCTGTATACGCCAACGGCGCAGGGGGGGCGGGGCCTCCTACGCGGCGAGCGCAAGAACCGCCCACCTCACCTCCCTCTTACGCCACTGAGTAACCGCTTCGGAACGGATTTACGAAATTACGGCAACGGATTCGCTGTCCCGATGCGCACGGTGAAGGCGACTCAGACTATATTTCAGATGCCATAGGGGTGTGAGCAGATGCAGACTTTTTAACCACTAGGGATCCCGAAAAGAATGGAGACAGTTACGACGAATGGATTTAAGGAAAGTGCTGCTACGCAGGGGATTTTGCAGACATCAAAACAAAATAGTGCCAAGGTGGGAATGGGAGTTGGGAGGTCGAAAACCAGAAAAGCACCTGGATTTAACATGGAGTGCTAACAGCGCATAACCTTGGGGCACTAAGGTCCCAAAAGGTAGATTGAGGGAGGAAAGCGAACTACGTCAACACAGGACTTGGGGGTACGTGAGGCGTCATAAAAATGGGGGTGTCACGTGACAAGGAAGTGGAAGTAGATCCGGTGTAGAATTGATGTATCAGGGAACCAATGAGGGCCAAAGAACGGAGAGGAGCTTGTCACCGTAGCCCCGCCCAGAACCTGTGGGCCGACCCTGTTCTGCTCAATTCTCTTAATCAGAGCAGGGCACTTGTAAACAGCCACCCTCCCCTCTGCCACTTCTAAATCTAACCAGCCTCTCTTCCTAATGCAGATAAACCGTAGCTCCTCCCTCAGACAATCCACCACTAAGCAAAACATAAACTCCCCTTTCATTGCTTCTCTCCACTAGTCTTCACCAAAACTTTATGCTGACCCTCCCCAAAGTAGAGGAAGATAGGGCAATACCCCTTTCCCAGGGGCCCACCAACCCTCTTTCCCAAGATCCCAGAGATGGGGCCTGGGCAGCTTCAATTTCAAAGTTATAATGCATGGTTCAATGGGGAGGAGGCTGAAGATGGTTACAAAAAGAGACGACTTGGCAAGATgttgagagggagggaagaaatcaGTGGGCTGGATGAAGCCCTGGGTTCCCCTcccataccccccccccccagtagcaGTGAAGAGTTAGAGCTGTTTTTtacaagagtttttaaaaaaaaaaatcaaatcacaaCAGAGCTGGTTTAGCATCTGTCTGACCCTCCTAGGTCAGTCTCTCCCTACCTCTGACCAGTCTTTCACCCCTGACATGGGGGCTGTTTTGGCCCTCCCAGGCCACAGTCTGTATCCCAACCTGGAGTTTCCAGGGAGTGTGTGAACATGGTGAGGCTGTTTCAGTATCTGGGCTTGTATGTCCATCTGGCCTCCAAGTGGAGTGTAGATGGCCCAGGCCAGGCAGTCCTCAGAAATGGGCTGGGGATGGAGCAAGCAGCCCAAGGGCTCTACCTCCCTTCCCCCGCTCCATTTGTGtgcgtggggggtggggggggggggaagtggccGTCACCAGAGCCGATGTTGGTGAAGGTTTCGGCTCAGCACAGATCGGACGTCGGCAGTGAACCTGGggtaggggaagaagggaatagTAGGGGATAAACATTCACCCACTGACAAAGGATCCAGGATCCCTAGGTCTCCTTTTCTTCCAGCCCCTAATTTCCTCAAGAacataacaacagcaataacaaaaggCATTTTATGTAGTGTTGTTAatgtctacaaagcactttacatacattatctcacttgatcatgACAGAACAATCCTGTGatgtaaatagatatagatatatcccattttgcagatggcagattaagggacttgctcatagtcacagagctagaagtgttggaagtgggatttaaacccaggtcttcctggctctgcgACTAGCATTCATTCCACTATACCTCTCCAGTATCCAGGCCCAAGTATCCAACCCTGGCCTTCTCACCTGAGAGCATCCAGCATAGGGAGTAGGTTGAGGAGTGCTGTGTCACTGGGGTCACTAAACCAGGACTTGATTGGGATGGCATTATCTGAAAACAGGGATCAATAAAATAGGACTGAGCAAGTTTGAAAAGATAAACTATTAACTACCAAGCACTTGCCTTACAACAGCTTGTGAGGCAATTacctttattttatggataagaaaaaggGCTCAgataatttaagtgacttacccatggttagAAAACCAAATATTTGAACAGAGCTAATAATTCCAAGTCAAGTGGTCTTTCCTGAACATCCTTTAATTCCCCTATACAAAAATTAGCTGTATTTTATTGGCTCGGTTCAATGTGATCATAAAAAGCTCCTGGACAATTATGATCTATTAAAATTACATTTGGAAATCCAGCTTTGTAAAATGACTGCATTTAGAACAATTTGACTCAGAAACTTTGTAAGAATACATACTGTATTAAGCAAAGGATATCAATAAATTAAGATATTACCAACATGGTAAAAACAAAAGCCCCACTCCCAAAGTGCTTTTATATGACTCTCTGAAAAAGAACAGGGAGCCACAGGCCCAAATCATCAGAGAATGAATACAGTAACCACCACACCTCCCCTGGCCACTTTCTAGCCTTCCCTCAAACCCCACTACCTGGATGGCTCCTATAGGCTCCTGGGGAGTTATCCAGGATCACAATGCTGGAAAGGTCACTGTGGACCACAGAGAGGTCCTTGATGTAGCTGCCCAACTCCAAAGTGCAGTGCTGGAAGGTGGTGTAGACAAGGGCATTAGCTAAGAAAAGACAGACTCCCTTCTGGGGCTGGTTCCCCAAATCCCAACTTACCCCAGATCTCTCATGGTTCTTAGGTAAGAGAGACTGGcagggaatggggagaggaggggatagAACGGGGGAAAGCCACCTCCGTAGCCCTTTAACCTAATAAACAGGGGCTGTGTTATCTCCTTGCCCAAAGACTTACAGATGTGCCCTTCCCCACCCAAGGACATTAACATCTGGGCTCTCAAGCcctattttcttcaaaaaatggAGAACCCAGGCCCCTTACCTGTCTGTAGTATCGTCTCTTAAGTATGCTCCGGCTATTGTCCAACTTGTCAGCCACAGCTGAACCGTAAATCTCCATACTTGCTGTAAATACAACCAGCTCATACCACTGGCTCAcctgaagaggaaagaaatggaaagctaTCACAGACTGAGAGGCTCTTTGAATCAGGTACCAAACCCACAATCTCTGGTTATACCTTTCATTCTTTTTGAGGATCAGTATATCCTGTCCCCAAATGCAAAAGGGCAAGGTGAGAACAGAAGCTCAAAAATAAACAGAAACCCATGGCAACAGCCAAAGTTGAATAAGACCACAATAAAACCACCCTTGCTAACTCCCATAACTCCTATATTGCCCTTCCTCCAAGTCTCCTACATATAACTAACctccatcctccccctccccagatcCCAACACTTACTCCATAGTCCCAATCCCTTACAGCTCCTAGATTCTGAAAATTACTCCTTTCTTTACTAAAACACCCCCCAACCCCCTTGAACTCCCCAAAACTTACCACTTCTAAGAAGAAGTCCACATGGGGCCTCTTATGTACAAAAAAACGGACAGGATGTTTGTCTATTACGACCTGTGGGGGGGACAAGGAGGGGCTGGGGGGAAGCCCTACTATCATCCCCTCCCTGGACAGACTTTTGCCCCACCAGGTTTACCCCAATCCCAaggagaaaggaacagaaaacCCCAGAAGGAGGTGAAGGAGAGTAAAAGgtgatgggggcagggagagggcagAGTAGTGGCATATACATCCATCCCATTCATCCTCAGACCTTGAGGATGAAGTCAGGAGGTGTTCCTGGTCGAACTGTAGGCCTCAGGACCCCATCATGGTG is part of the Dromiciops gliroides isolate mDroGli1 chromosome 4, mDroGli1.pri, whole genome shotgun sequence genome and encodes:
- the CTDNEP1 gene encoding CTD nuclear envelope phosphatase 1 isoform X2, whose translation is MMRTQCLLGLRTFVAFAAKLWSFCLYLLRRQVRTIIQYQTVRYDILPLSPVSRNRLGQVKRKILVLDLDETLIHSHHDGVLRPTVRPGTPPDFILKVSQWYELVVFTASMEIYGSAVADKLDNSRSILKRRYYRQHCTLELGSYIKDLSVVHSDLSSIVILDNSPGAYRSHPDNAIPIKSWFSDPSDTALLNLLPMLDALRFTADVRSVLSRNLHQHRLW
- the CTDNEP1 gene encoding CTD nuclear envelope phosphatase 1 isoform X1, whose amino-acid sequence is MMRTQCLLGLRTFVAFAAKLWSFCLYLLRRQVRTIIQYQTVRYDILPLSPVSRNRLGQVKRKILVLDLDETLIHSHHDGVLRPTVRPGTPPDFILKVVIDKHPVRFFVHKRPHVDFFLEVVSQWYELVVFTASMEIYGSAVADKLDNSRSILKRRYYRQHCTLELGSYIKDLSVVHSDLSSIVILDNSPGAYRSHPDNAIPIKSWFSDPSDTALLNLLPMLDALRFTADVRSVLSRNLHQHRLW